The Tamandua tetradactyla isolate mTamTet1 chromosome 5, mTamTet1.pri, whole genome shotgun sequence genome window below encodes:
- the GUCD1 gene encoding protein GUCD1, whose amino-acid sequence MRTEAEAAGPPLEPGDFVQLPVPVIQQLYHWDCGLACSRMVLQYLGQLDDGQFESALQTLQLTRSIWTIDLAYLMRHFGVRHRFCTQTLGVDKGYRHQSFYRKHFDTEETRVNQLFAQAKACKVQVEKCAVSVQDILAHLAQGHVAIVLVNSGLLRCDLCSSPVKYCCFAPRGHRCFCRSPDYQGHFIVLRGYNRATGCIFYNNPAFADRMCSTSFSNFEEARTSYGTDEDILFAYLHS is encoded by the exons ATGAGGACGGAGGCGGAGGCAGCGGGACCGCCGCTCGAGCCGG GGGACTTTGTGCAGCTGCCCGTGCCCGTCATCCAGCAGCTCTACCACTGGGACTGCGGCCTGGCCTGCTCCAGGATGGTGCTGCA GTACCTGGGCCAGCTGGACGACGGGCAGTTTGAGAGCGCCCTGCAGACCCTGCAGCTCACCCGCAGTATCTGGACCATCGACCTGGCCTACCTGATGCGCCACTTTGGCGTGCGGCACCGCTTCTGCACCCAGACCCTGGGTGTCGACAAGGGCTACCGACACCAG TCCTTTTACAGGAAGCACTTTGACACGGAGGAGACCCGGGTGAACCAGCTATTTGCACAAGCCAAGGCCTGCAAGGTGCAGGTGGAGAAGTG CGCAGTGAGTGTGCAGGACATCCTGGCACACCTGGCGCAGGGCCACGTGGCCATCGTGCTGGTGAACTCGGGGCTGCTGCGTTGCGACCTCTGCTCCAGCCCAGTCAAGTACTGCTGCTTTGCGCCCCGCGGCCACCGCTGCTTCTGCCGCAGCCCTGACTATCAGGGCCACTTCATCGTGCTGCGCGGCTACAACCGCGCCACCGGCTGCATCTTCTACAACAACCCTGCCTTCGCAGACC GGATGTGCAGTACCAGCTTCAGCAACTTCGAGGAGGCCCGAACCAGCTACGGCACGGACGAGGACATCCTCTTCGCCTACCTGCACAGCTGA